The DNA sequence CGTGGTGACAAAAGAGAAGCGGTCAGACTTGCCAGGGCGGCTAGTTCCACAGTCCAGCGTGCAACGGCGCTCGACTTCATAGCGAGGTTCACATATGATAGGCAAATGCTTGACGAAGTAATCGATCTGGCGGACGATGTAGTGCATCCAGAAGAGCGGGCGATTATACTTCGTTCAGCACTCCGTACCGCAGCTGACATGGGTGATCGGACCGCATCGGGCCGCCTGTTGAAAAGGGTGCACGCCATTCAGGATGAGTTGTCCGAGAAAGTGCGCCAAGCCGGTGGTTACACGCGTAACGTGGTGCTCCCGGAACGGATGGAAACTCTCACTGAGCTCGCCGAAAAAGTAGATTCGCGTCGTGATATCGAGGCTATGGATGGAGCGGCGCCGGCAGTGCGCTTCGGGGCACCACCATTGTGGGCAGGTTCGTCCCCTCTGTCGTTTCGGACACAACTCGCGAGAGCGCTCGCAATCGGCAGTTGGATCGATGTCGTCGATCGAATCGTAGAAGAGGACAGCAGCGTCTATGCTGCTATTGTCTCTGAGTTGGAAAGGCTTCAGCCTGATAGCATCTGACGTGTGGTCTGCAGATGTTCTCAACGCGCCTTTCAGCTTTTCAGCTGGTTCTGCTTGGCGAGGGCGCGGCGTGCCACGATGCGTGGCCCGGCCATGCACATCTGGGCGAACTGCTCGCTTACTCCGAACTCTCCGGCGACCTGTGCGTTGGTCTTCTCGGCGAAGGCTGCGCGGAGCGCGGCCTTGCCCGGGATGAGGAGCTCCGCGGAGATGAACTTGGCCTCTTTCTCCTGCGTGGGGTCGAAGCGGCGGCAACCGTCGTCGGTGATCAGGAGTTCGTCGAAGACGTGTTCGAGCAGGTGATGCCCGAGCTCGTGCGCGATGCTGGCCCGGCGTCGGGCGAGGGTGTGAGCGGGGTTCTCGACGATGATGCGGCGACGGCCGACCGGGAGCAGGGCCGCTGACCACACGGATGGGCTGATTTCTGTGAAGTGGCGGATTGCCGCCTCGGAGCAGCCAGCGTCGGTGAGTTCGTTGATCGGGTACACGGGGATGCCGTGCTCGGCGGCAAGCCGGTACGGGTCGAGCGGGCCGTTGGAGGGCACGTCGAGGGCAGTGCGCTCCTCCTGGGCCACTTCGCGCATCAGGGCCTGGGTCCACCGCCGGTGCACATGACCAGTGTCACTGAACAGGGCGCTCGGTGGCGAAGCGACGCACCGCCGAGTTGATGATTTCCTCGAGGTGTTCAACGTCCTCGGGGCGCAGGTCGCTCCGAGCACGCAGCAGCGGCGCCAGTTCAGCCATCAGGGGTGGTTCCTCTGGGCGGGGGTGCTGCGCCGAGCCCTCATCGATCATGAACCTCTCGGCAGGGACGCCAAGCCAGGTGACCATGGCGGCGAAGGCGTTGACGTCGGGCTTGAGGTCGTTGGCCAACCTCGACATCGTGGACGGGCTGACGCCGATCTCCTTGGCCAGTTGACGCCAGGACATGCTCTTGGCCTCTCGGGCGGCGTCCAGGGCCGCGTAGAGGCTGTTCACGTCGACGCTGGTGCGGGGCACGGCGCTCCTCAGGTGTAGCGGATTCTTCTCAGTGTTCGACAAGTCGAGCATTCATGCTATCCTCCGATCGTGGTGTTCGAGATGTCGAGCACCGCTGCTAACTCGGCACAAGCCCCGTCGGTCCTGTCGATCGGCGGAGAACAGGAGGTCGGTCATGACCGACGTCACCGCGGAGAACAGCGACACCCACCGCCCGCCGCGCCACCTGCAAGTCACGGTGAACGGTCAGCAGGTCATGCTGGACGACCGCCGGATGACCGGGCTGGAGATCAAGCGCGCCGCGATCGCCCAGGGTGTCGCGATCACCGAGACCTTCCAGCTCTCGGTGAAGCAGGGCAAGCACTACGACGTCGTGGGCAACACCGACGAGGTCACCGTGCGTGAGGGTCTGGAGTTCCTCGCCGTGGCACCGGACGACAACTCGTGACCACCCCGACACCGGCCGTCCAGGCGGCCATCGACGCCGTCCGGGACGACTTCGCCGGCCACCCGGTCGAAGTCGTCCCGGACGGCGCGGGCGGCGCGTACGTCGTCGTCGACGGGGTGCACCTCGGTGGGCAGTACACCCCGCCCACGACCTGGCTGGGCTTCCAGATCAACGCGGCCTACCCGCGCTCCGACGTGTACCCCCACTACATCGGGCGCATCGCCCGCCACGACGGGGGTTCGCTGGGCGAAGCGGTCACCGATACCGAGTGGCGCGGCAGACCCGCCCTGCAGCTGTCCCGGCGGTCCAACCACTGGAACCCGGCGGTCGACAACGCCGCGCTCAAAGCCGAGAAGGTGATCACGTGGTTCGCCGCGAAGTGAACCCGCCGGCGGACGGGTGGAGCCTCACGTTGCCCGCAGGTCTGTGGGCGGACCTGTCGCGCCACCTGTTCACCGACGGGGCGGGCCACGGCGCCGTGATCCTCGCCGAACACGTCCGCGGCCCACGAGGCCCTCGCCTGCTGGGCCGCAGACTCATCCTCGCCGGAGACGGCGTCGATTACGTCGAGGGCACCACGGGGCACCACGCCCTGCGGGCCGAGTTCGTTCGCGACGCCGCCGTCCTCGCCCGCGACGAAGGACTCGCCTACCTGGCTGTCCACAACCACTACGGCACCACCACGGTCGGCTTCTCCATCGTCGACCTGAGCAGCCACGAGCGGGGATACCCGGCCTTGCGGCAGATCACGAGGCAACTCGTCGGCGCCGTGGTATTCACCTCGCAGGCCGCCGCCGGGGACCTGTGGCTGCCCGACGGCACCAGGACCACCCTGGCCGAAGTCGTCGTTCCCGACAACAACGTCCTGCGACTGCAACCCCGTCCCGCCGAACCGGCGGCACGAGACCCCGAGTACGACCGGCAGTCCCGCCTCTTCGGGGACCGAGGGCAGGAAACGTTGCGCCAACTGCACGTGGCCGTGGTCGGGCTCGGCGGCGTGGGCAGCGTGGTCGTGGAGCTGCTCGCCCGGCTCGGTGTCGGACACCTGGTCCTCATCGACGCCGACCACGCGGCCCGCACCAATCTGCCACGCCTGATCGCCGCCCGACACGACGACGTCGGCCGGCCGAAGACCAGCCTGGCCGCGCGCAACGCCCGGCAAGCCAACCCCGACGTCATGCTGACCTTGATCCAACAGGAGGTGCAGACCCCAAGGGCGCGGGACGCGCTCGCCTACTGCGATTGGATCTTCCTCGCCGCGGACACCGACGCCGCCCGCCACTGGGTCAACGAAGCCGTCCACCAGCACCTGATCCCGGCGACGCAGATCGGGGTCAAGATCCCGGTGGACGCCGACGGCACGCTCGGGCAGATCCATGCGGTCACCCGACCGATCACACCCGATGGCGGCTGCCTGTGGTGCAACGAGCTGATCGACGCAACCGAACTAGCGATCGACATGCTCCCCGACGCTGAACGCGAGCGGGCTCGCTACGTCGCCGGTGTACCCGCACCGAGCGTGATCGCCCTCAACACCCTCGCCGCCGCCGAGGCCGTCAACCACTTCATGCTCGCCGTCACCAACCTGCACCACGACGACACCGGCCAAGCGGCAGTCCTCCACCGCCCCCGAAGCCGTGACCGCGATCTGCAGAACCCTCGACGAAACCCGCTGTGCCCGACGTGCTCAAGGTGCCGTCAGCGCACTTGATTCGTGTCAAGGGGAGTAGGCGAGGAGGAGTGGGTGAGAGGAGAGTTCGTTGTGCTGCAACGGTTCCTGTCTGTGCCGAACTGCGATCAACTGACACGTCGTGAAGAGTGCTGACGCCGTTTTAGCAGGTCAGTTTCTGATCAGGGCAATCCTATGAATTGAGGGGGCGCCCCAGAAACCTTTCGGACGTTTGGCGTTCGTGTCCTACCGAGTGGCCTGGCGGATCTGCTCCACCAGCCGCTGGGCTCGCAGCAGCGGTTCGCTGAACAGCCTCGGGTCGCGCTCGGCGAGCTCCCGGTAGACGGCGTGCGCGGCGATCGCGGCGTCTAACGCCACTAGGAGGTGGGACGACGGTTCGCCGGGAGCCACCTGCCCCGCGGCCAGTAGGAGCCGCGCGTCGGCCAGGTCGGTCAGGTGCCTCGATGGGTCCTCGTCCGCGAGCACCTCCCACAGGGCGATCGCCTCTCGGCCGATTGCTACCCCCTCGTCTTGCGGCCAAACCGCGCCAGTCCCGGCGTGACCGGAAGACTTCCCACCACCGGCGACGATTAACCAGCCCAGGTAAGGCGGCGGACCGGAACCGGTTCGCAGGTGCGGACAACAACCTCCGGGCCACCTCGTACAGCAGGGACACGATCACCCGGCCGTGCTCCCGAAGACGATGGTGCCTCGCTCTTCCGGCGCCGATGACTTCCGAGCGGCACAGGACACAAGATCACCCGTTCGGGTTAGTTGTTGTCCCGGTGTTGTCCCACCAGTTGTCCCCGGTTCTGTCCCGGGGTGCGTCGCATCCTCTTCTCGGCCGGCCATCCGCCGGCCGCTACAGGAGAGGAGGACCAGGGATGACCCCGTTCAGGTCCCACGTCCCACCGCCGGACGAGGTGCAGCCGCCGCGTCCGTGTTTGCCCTTCCCCGCCCTGTTCCGCCTCGACCGGCAGGGAAGGGGGTGAGGGCATGGTCATCAAGTTCATCGTGGTCACGGTGGATCGGCTCCCGTGCGACCCGAAGACATCGGACGAAGCGTGACATGATGTGGACAGGAGAAGTGTGTGATGCACCGCCCACGTATCAAGTACGAGCACCTGCCCGTCCGTCACGGCGACGACCTCGTGCAGATCGGTGGTTCCCTGCCGGGAGTCGCCGCGACGATCCCTGACCCGGACGGCACGGTGTGGACGCTGCTCACACTTCTCGACGGGACGCGCACGGTGGACCAGGTGGTCGCCGACCTGGTCCACCGCCACCCCGACGAGCCGCCCGACACGGTCTACACGGCGATCGGCACGCTGGCCGCCGCCGGCTATCTGGAGGACGCCGACGAGCCGCCACCGGAGGCCCTCTCCGAGGCCCAGCGAGAGCGGTTCGCGCGTGGTCGGGCGTTGTGGCGGTGGATGGACACCGCCCCGCGCACCACCGGTTGGCACGCGCAGTTGGCGCTGCGGCAGGCGCGGGTCACGGTCGTCGGTGTCGGTGGGGTCGGCAGCACTGCGGCCCTCGCGTTGGTCCAGTCCGGGGTGGGGCGGTTGCACCTGGTCGAACCGGACCTGGTAGAGCTGTCCAACCTCAACCGGCAGGTCCTCTACACCGAGCACGACCTCGGTCGCCCCAAGGCCGACGTCGCGGTCGAGGTGCTGCGCCGGCACAACGGCGAGGTCGAGGTCACCGGCGAGGAGACGATCGTCGATGGCGTGGGGACGCTGCGGCGATTGGCGGCGGGGTGCGATGTGCTGCTGATGGCCGCCGACACCCCGCACGAGATCCGGTCGTGGACCAACCGGGCATGCCTGGACACCGGCACCGCTTGGGTCCACGGCGGCTACCACGGGCCCAGAGCGGGCGTTGGGCTGTTCGTGCCCGGCAACGGACCCTGCTACGACTGCGCACGCACCGCCGCCGCGCGCGAAGAACTCGCGGCACCGCCGCCGACCCCGTGGCCGGGCACGAGCGGGACGACCAGGACGCACGCGGTCAACGCCGTGTCAGCCGGGATCGCGGGGCACCTGGCCGGTCACGCTGTGATGAGCCTGATCACCGGGATCCCCCGCCTGCCGACGAACCGCCAGATCGGGTACAACCTCATCACGCTGCAGCACAGCACGTTCTACGAATCGTCGGAGCCGGAGCCGGACTGCCCCGCCTGCGGGCGGTCCGCCGACTGACCGGACCCATTCGCGCGTGCCGAGGCGAGATCCTCGGCACGTCGCCGGACCAGATCGGCGCGCGGGTCGTCCAGGTCCGTGAGGATCGCGGCGGCCCGCCGCAGGTCGTGCACGGCCCGGTCGTCCCGACCGGTGGCGACCAGCGAGACAGCCATCGCCTCCAGCGCTGTAGCCAGATGCGATTCCGAGCCGCTGTGCCGTGCGTAGATGTCCACGACCTTCTCCCACAACCCGATGGCCGTGTCGTGCTCGCCCAGCCCTTGCCGGGCGAGTGCCAGGTCGTCCTCGGCGTAGGCGGTGATCAACGGATCACCGGTGCGGCTGCGCAACTCCCAAGCACGTTGCGCGTAGCCCAACGCCTCGTCGAACCGCCCACGCTTCGCGTTCACCAGGCACAGGTTTCCCAACGCGATGGCCTCGGCCGCGGAGTCGCCCTCCTGCCTCGTCGCCTCCCACACCGCCAGGTGGTACTCCGCCGCTTCGTCGTAACGCTGCTGTGCCTCGCGCAGGCTCGCCAGGCCCGCCAACGCCCGCCGTCGCAGGACTTGATCGCCGGACCGCTCCGCTGACTCCGCCACGTCCTGGAAGTCGGCCTCCGCAGCCGCCTGGTCACCCGCACTCCGGTGACTGTGCCCACGCAGGACCCGGAGGAACGCCTCGGTCTCCCGGACTCCCGACACCCGAGCCGCCTCGATCCCGCGTGACTTCGCCTCCAACTCCTCCGGCCACCACGACCGCGGTCCCAGCCCCAGATGGCGCGACGACAAGGCCAATGCGATCACCACTTCGTACATGCCCTGTTTGAGGGCCATGCGCTGCACCGCGGACAACACCGCCCGCTCCGAGCGCAACCACCCCAACGCCTCCTCCCGGTCGCGCACCGGCGCCTGCACAACGGGAAGTTCCACGGGTATTCGGGCCGACACCGGGTAAACGAAACGATCCGCGGCGTCCGCCACTGCGGCGTACCAACCCAGCAGGCGCGTCACCGCCTCCTCCCGCGCCACCGGTGTCTCGTCCAGGTCGGCGCGGTAGGCGGCGTAGTCGTGCAACAGGTCGTGCATCCGATACCGCTGACGAGCCACCGGCTCGACCAGGTGCTGCTCCGCCAACTCCTCCAGGACATGCGTCACGGAGCGCAGGTCGAGCGCGGCCAGAGCGGCTACGGCAGGCGCGCCGAACTCCGGCATCGGGTGCAACCCCAGCAACCTGAACACCCGTGCGTGCACCGGGTCGAGCCGGTCGTAGGACCAGTCGAACACCGCCCGCACCCCACCCAACCCGCGCCACGGCCCGTCCATGCCGATGAGGCCGCGCTGTTCTTCCCGGATCTCCTCCACCACGTCGGCCACCGACAGGAACGGACGCGACGCCACACGCGTCGCCGCCACCCGCACCGCCAACGGCAACCGCGCGCACACCTCCACCAGCTCCTCCACCGCTTCGGGCTCCGCAGCGGTTCGGTCCTCACCCACGACGCTTTCCACCAGACGCACGGCGTCCACGGCGTCGAAGACGTCCACCGCGACCCGCCGAACCGCCTCCGACACCAACAACTCCGACAGTGCGCCCCGGCTGGTCACCAACGCCAGCGAACCCGTCGCACCGGGCAACAACGGACGCACCTGCTCGGCGGACCCGGCGTTGTCCAACACCACCAGCGCCCGCCGTACCGTTACCAGCGACCGGAACAACGCGCCCTGCGCCTCCACGCCCTCGGGAATTCGCCGCTCCGCGACACCGAGGGCGGTGAGGAAGTCCGTCAGCACGACTTGGGGGGGAAGCGGACGGCTCGGGCCGTAGCCGCGGAGGTTCACGAACAACGTGCCACCCGGGAACCGGTCCTGGACGCGGTGCGCCCACCACACCGCCAAGGTCGACTTGCCCGCTCCCGCCGATCCGTCCAACGCCACGACCGTCGCCCCGCCACCGGGATTCCGCTCTGATGCCGCAAGCAGAGCGTCGAGAGTGGCGACGTGGGCGAGGCGTCCGCAGAAATCGGGTACCGCGGCCGGTAGCTGTCGCGGCACCACTACGACTTCCGGAGCAGGCAGTACCACCTGATCGATCCGGCCCGCCTGCACCACCGTGCCCTGGACCGCGCCGCCTATGTCATTGCTGACCCCACCATCAGCCATGGGGCCTGAGTATGGCTGCATTTCCACGAAGCGGCGCCCGCTAAACCGGTACATCACCCAGAGAGTTAGAGCTCGCCCTGGTGGGGCCGAGCCTGGCGGTGTCCGGACGGCGGCCTCGTCGTCAGACGATAGCCGCGCCCGCGAGGGCTAACAAGCCGATCGCAACAATGGCGGACAGGAGCAGGAGTACGCGGGCCACAGCGCGGCCACGGTCGGTCGATGAGGTCATGGGGTGGTTCCTGTCAGCAGCCAGTGGATGGGAGCGGCGGGGTCGTCGTGGGGGTCGTGGGAGGCGGTGAGGTAGGTGACCACGAAGTAGTGGACGTGGGGGAAGTGGTGTTCCGCGGAGTGGACGAGATCGGCATGGCCGTGGGTGATGAGCCACGCGCGGACTGCGGCCGGGCGGTCCGGGGGCTGAGTGGCGTAGGGGTGGGTGGAGCAGGGGAGGGTGTCGCCCTTTGTCACCACGACGGCGATACGGCGAGGCGTGGCGGTGTGGTGCTCGGTGAGGGTCTCGGTGAGCAGGTCGAGCACGGTCTTGGGGTCGATGCCGGATGAGCGCGTGCCGGCGAGGACGTCAGGGTCGGCGCGGGCGCGGACGGCTGGGAGGGCGAGCGGGTCGACGACGAGGACCACGCCGTCGCTGAGGGCGAGGAAGGCCGAGTCGGCGATGCGGTCGGCGTCCTGCACGATCTCGCCTGCCGCGTCGTACAGGTGGAGGAGCCGGTTGCGCACCTGAAGGGTGTGCGAGACCGGTTGGCTCACCGGCGTGCGCGGTGGGAACCGGCCGTCGGCGAGGAGTGCGCCGGTTTCGGCCAGCCTGCTGTCGGTGAACGGGTCCGCGGGGACGGCGTCGTGATCGGATCGCATGCGGGCGACCGCGGTGTGCAGGAACACCGACTTGCCGGCGCCGGTGCCGCCGACCACCGGGACGTGGCGCGTGGGCATCATCTGCGTCGCGGAGGGCAGGGAGGCGTCGCAGCCGCCGCAACGCGGTGAGAGACCGCTCTTGCCGGCGATCAGCAGTGTGGGCAGTCTCCGGTCGCAGCGGCAGGTGCGGAAGAACGCGCCCTGCGCGCCCGGGATGAGCGCGCGATGCTCGCGCCCGCAGGGGCAGACGAACACTGGGCGGGCGAGGCGGGCATGGCAGCGGGGGCACTCCGTCGTGATTCCCCGCAACATCAGGGAGAAGGACTCGAACAGCCACAAGGCGAGGGCGAGAAGTCGGAAACCCGCTACCGCGGCGGTGAGGAACACCAGCTGCACCGACCAGGTGGTGGCCAGCAGGACGAGCGCGATGGTGTAGCCGATGGCGAAACCGGTGCGCGCGGCGGTCGCGAGGAACGGCACGGCGGGCGAGCGCGTGATGACCTGGGACTCGCGGATCGGGCGCACCCGCCGTAGCCCGTTGCCCGCGAAGCTCTCGTCGAGCTGGGTCGACATGCGCTGGTGCAGCGCCACGAAGCAGGCGACGCCGAGACGCCGGTGATCGCGCAGGGCCGGGCCGGACAGGTACCGCCGGTCGGCGGGATCGGGCAAGGTGTCCAGCGCCAGGTGCTCGGTGCTCGCCCGACCGGCGAGGCAGTCGAGCGCTTCCCGGGTGACGGCGACCAACGCCAACGTCAGGCTGAGCGCGACCGCAGCGGTCACGACCGGCCCGCTGACCATGAGCACGACCACGGCCAGCATCAGGTAGAGGAAGAGTTGGGCGATCACGACGGGGTCCTCTCCGCGCCCCGGAAGGTCGGTATCGCACCGAACTCGGCGAGCAGC is a window from the Saccharothrix saharensis genome containing:
- a CDS encoding ImmA/IrrE family metallo-endopeptidase; this encodes MREVAQEERTALDVPSNGPLDPYRLAAEHGIPVYPINELTDAGCSEAAIRHFTEISPSVWSAALLPVGRRRIIVENPAHTLARRRASIAHELGHHLLEHVFDELLITDDGCRRFDPTQEKEAKFISAELLIPGKAALRAAFAEKTNAQVAGEFGVSEQFAQMCMAGPRIVARRALAKQNQLKS
- a CDS encoding helix-turn-helix domain-containing protein, which gives rise to MLDLSNTEKNPLHLRSAVPRTSVDVNSLYAALDAAREAKSMSWRQLAKEIGVSPSTMSRLANDLKPDVNAFAAMVTWLGVPAERFMIDEGSAQHPRPEEPPLMAELAPLLRARSDLRPEDVEHLEEIINSAVRRFATERPVQ
- a CDS encoding multiubiquitin domain-containing protein, which codes for MTDVTAENSDTHRPPRHLQVTVNGQQVMLDDRRMTGLEIKRAAIAQGVAITETFQLSVKQGKHYDVVGNTDEVTVREGLEFLAVAPDDNS
- a CDS encoding ThiF family adenylyltransferase, translated to MVRREVNPPADGWSLTLPAGLWADLSRHLFTDGAGHGAVILAEHVRGPRGPRLLGRRLILAGDGVDYVEGTTGHHALRAEFVRDAAVLARDEGLAYLAVHNHYGTTTVGFSIVDLSSHERGYPALRQITRQLVGAVVFTSQAAAGDLWLPDGTRTTLAEVVVPDNNVLRLQPRPAEPAARDPEYDRQSRLFGDRGQETLRQLHVAVVGLGGVGSVVVELLARLGVGHLVLIDADHAARTNLPRLIAARHDDVGRPKTSLAARNARQANPDVMLTLIQQEVQTPRARDALAYCDWIFLAADTDAARHWVNEAVHQHLIPATQIGVKIPVDADGTLGQIHAVTRPITPDGGCLWCNELIDATELAIDMLPDAERERARYVAGVPAPSVIALNTLAAAEAVNHFMLAVTNLHHDDTGQAAVLHRPRSRDRDLQNPRRNPLCPTCSRCRQRT
- a CDS encoding HesA/MoeB/ThiF family protein, whose protein sequence is MHRPRIKYEHLPVRHGDDLVQIGGSLPGVAATIPDPDGTVWTLLTLLDGTRTVDQVVADLVHRHPDEPPDTVYTAIGTLAAAGYLEDADEPPPEALSEAQRERFARGRALWRWMDTAPRTTGWHAQLALRQARVTVVGVGGVGSTAALALVQSGVGRLHLVEPDLVELSNLNRQVLYTEHDLGRPKADVAVEVLRRHNGEVEVTGEETIVDGVGTLRRLAAGCDVLLMAADTPHEIRSWTNRACLDTGTAWVHGGYHGPRAGVGLFVPGNGPCYDCARTAAAREELAAPPPTPWPGTSGTTRTHAVNAVSAGIAGHLAGHAVMSLITGIPRLPTNRQIGYNLITLQHSTFYESSEPEPDCPACGRSAD
- a CDS encoding NB-ARC domain-containing protein; protein product: MYRFSGRRFVEMQPYSGPMADGGVSNDIGGAVQGTVVQAGRIDQVVLPAPEVVVVPRQLPAAVPDFCGRLAHVATLDALLAASERNPGGGATVVALDGSAGAGKSTLAVWWAHRVQDRFPGGTLFVNLRGYGPSRPLPPQVVLTDFLTALGVAERRIPEGVEAQGALFRSLVTVRRALVVLDNAGSAEQVRPLLPGATGSLALVTSRGALSELLVSEAVRRVAVDVFDAVDAVRLVESVVGEDRTAAEPEAVEELVEVCARLPLAVRVAATRVASRPFLSVADVVEEIREEQRGLIGMDGPWRGLGGVRAVFDWSYDRLDPVHARVFRLLGLHPMPEFGAPAVAALAALDLRSVTHVLEELAEQHLVEPVARQRYRMHDLLHDYAAYRADLDETPVAREEAVTRLLGWYAAVADAADRFVYPVSARIPVELPVVQAPVRDREEALGWLRSERAVLSAVQRMALKQGMYEVVIALALSSRHLGLGPRSWWPEELEAKSRGIEAARVSGVRETEAFLRVLRGHSHRSAGDQAAAEADFQDVAESAERSGDQVLRRRALAGLASLREAQQRYDEAAEYHLAVWEATRQEGDSAAEAIALGNLCLVNAKRGRFDEALGYAQRAWELRSRTGDPLITAYAEDDLALARQGLGEHDTAIGLWEKVVDIYARHSGSESHLATALEAMAVSLVATGRDDRAVHDLRRAAAILTDLDDPRADLVRRRAEDLASARANGSGQSADRPQAGQSGSGSDDS
- a CDS encoding TRAFAC clade GTPase domain-containing protein, which codes for MALVAVTREALDCLAGRASTEHLALDTLPDPADRRYLSGPALRDHRRLGVACFVALHQRMSTQLDESFAGNGLRRVRPIRESQVITRSPAVPFLATAARTGFAIGYTIALVLLATTWSVQLVFLTAAVAGFRLLALALWLFESFSLMLRGITTECPRCHARLARPVFVCPCGREHRALIPGAQGAFFRTCRCDRRLPTLLIAGKSGLSPRCGGCDASLPSATQMMPTRHVPVVGGTGAGKSVFLHTAVARMRSDHDAVPADPFTDSRLAETGALLADGRFPPRTPVSQPVSHTLQVRNRLLHLYDAAGEIVQDADRIADSAFLALSDGVVLVVDPLALPAVRARADPDVLAGTRSSGIDPKTVLDLLTETLTEHHTATPRRIAVVVTKGDTLPCSTHPYATQPPDRPAAVRAWLITHGHADLVHSAEHHFPHVHYFVVTYLTASHDPHDDPAAPIHWLLTGTTP